A stretch of the Pristis pectinata isolate sPriPec2 chromosome 7, sPriPec2.1.pri, whole genome shotgun sequence genome encodes the following:
- the LOC127572611 gene encoding claudin-23-like: MRTPVVMILGLVFGPVGFVLILTCTVAPAWRDVTEIPGGSRDEVHHQGLWEICKDLQSVRELSCHIQDDAYFADQVISIARGLTIASLVVSAAGILVASWGVRCWTDASSPAIAGVGGIILVLGGVLTLIPVSWYTDRLKQIPNSVAGTRLTVGYAVVLGFIGGSLTVIGGVTLMFSFGKLRKSKSPAFKDYYPKSSAQPANRYPTGISNPITVIDVPPSNGTTATPWDDDL, translated from the coding sequence ATGCGGACCCCGGTGGTGATGATCCTGGGCTTGGTTTTTGGCCCCGTCGGGTTTGTATTGATCCTCACCTGCACCGTGGCTCCTGCGTGGAGAGATGTGACCGAAATCCCTGGCGGGTCTCGGGACGAGGTGCACCACCAGGGTCTCTGGGAGATCTGCAAGGACCTGCAGTCGGTGCGAGAGCTGTCCTGCCATATACAGGACGATGCCTACTTCGCTGACCAAGTGATAAGCATCGCAAGAGGACTCACCATCGCCTCTCTGGTGGTATCTGCGGCCGGCATCCTGGTGGCGTCCTGGGGTGTGCGCTGCTGGACCGATGCCTCCAGCCCTGCCATcgccggggtgggagggatcatCCTGGTGCTTGGCGGGGTCCTGACCCTCATCCCGGTCTCCTGGTACACCGATCGACTCAAACAAATCCCTAACAGCGTGGCTGGCACCAGGCTCACAGTCGGATACGCCGTGGTCCTGGGCTTCATTGGAGGAAGCCTCACCGTTATCGGCGGCGTCACCCTAATGTTCAGTTTCGGCAAGTTACGGAAAAGCAAGAGTCCAGCCTTTAAGGATTATTACCCGAAGAGCTCGGCCCAGCCCGCGAACAGATATCCCACTGGGATTTCCAACCCAATCACTGTCATAGACGTCCCACCCTCCAACGGCACCACAGCAACTCCCTGGGATGATGATTTGTGA